A single window of Sphingobacteriales bacterium DNA harbors:
- a CDS encoding riboflavin synthase, giving the protein MFTGIIESLAEVVQIRHEGSNVHFTLTSPLSAGLKIDQSLAHDGVCLTVVALGEQSHTVTAVYETLQKTNLGSWHIGKKVNLERALRTDARLDGHFVQGHVDGVGRCEAVEPQNGSWYYRFSFTPSPQALVVQKGSICVNGVSLTVVDASESGFSVAIIPYTYEHTNFKNIQTGNSVNIEFDIIGKYIAALHQRQRHT; this is encoded by the coding sequence ATGTTTACCGGAATTATTGAAAGTTTAGCAGAAGTCGTACAAATTCGGCACGAGGGCAGCAATGTGCATTTCACCCTGACTTCGCCGCTTTCGGCGGGTTTAAAAATAGACCAGAGCCTTGCACACGATGGGGTATGTTTGACGGTGGTGGCACTCGGTGAGCAAAGCCATACCGTAACCGCCGTGTATGAAACGCTGCAAAAAACAAATTTAGGCTCGTGGCATATAGGTAAAAAAGTTAATTTGGAGCGTGCCCTCCGCACCGATGCCCGCTTAGATGGTCATTTTGTGCAAGGGCATGTAGATGGTGTGGGGCGTTGCGAAGCGGTAGAGCCGCAAAATGGCAGTTGGTATTATCGCTTTTCCTTTACGCCTTCTCCACAGGCTTTGGTGGTACAAAAAGGCTCTATTTGCGTCAATGGAGTAAGTCTAACGGTGGTAGATGCTTCGGAATCCGGTTTTTCGGTGGCAATTATTCCCTACACTTACGAACACACCAACTTCAAAAACATTCAAACAGGAAATAGCGTCAATATAGAATTTGACATCATCGGCAAGTATATTGCGGCACTGCACCAAAGGCAACGACACACTTAA
- a CDS encoding cystathionine gamma-synthase, whose amino-acid sequence MKFATKAIHAGIAPDPSTGAIMTPIFQTSTYVQESPGVHQGYEYGRTQNPTRNVLQENLAALEHARFGLCFSTGMGAIDAIAKLLQPGDEVISTNDLYGGTYRIFTKVFQKYGIKFRFVDMRDSDNVAKFLSPQTRLIWIETPTNPMLNIVDIEAIATLAHHFSPAIKVVVDNTFATPYLQSPMLLGADIVTHSATKYLGGHSDSVLGAIVCNDDTIHNDLKFIQNACGATPGPFDSFLILRGIKTLHLRMNAHCANAKKVAAFLAQHSKVASVNYPGFEQHPNHHIAAKQMRDFGGMVSFALKKDTMESATAVLSGTHLFSLAESLGGVESLIGHPATMTHASIPLEERLKTGVSDSLIRLSVGIEDIDDLIEDLQQALDKV is encoded by the coding sequence ATGAAATTTGCCACCAAAGCCATTCATGCGGGCATTGCACCCGACCCTTCCACCGGAGCTATCATGACTCCCATTTTTCAAACCTCCACCTATGTGCAGGAAAGCCCCGGCGTGCATCAGGGCTACGAATACGGGCGTACTCAAAATCCCACCCGCAACGTATTGCAAGAAAATCTCGCCGCACTCGAACACGCCCGCTTCGGTTTGTGTTTCAGCACCGGAATGGGAGCTATTGATGCTATTGCCAAACTCCTGCAACCCGGCGATGAGGTAATTTCTACCAACGACCTTTACGGCGGCACTTACAGGATTTTTACAAAAGTATTCCAAAAATACGGCATCAAATTTCGTTTTGTAGATATGCGCGACAGCGATAATGTAGCGAAATTTTTAAGCCCGCAAACACGCCTCATCTGGATAGAAACACCTACCAATCCAATGCTTAATATCGTTGATATTGAAGCAATTGCAACATTAGCTCATCATTTTTCTCCCGCAATAAAAGTAGTAGTGGACAATACCTTTGCCACGCCTTATTTGCAAAGTCCGATGTTGCTCGGTGCGGACATCGTTACGCACTCCGCCACCAAATATTTGGGCGGGCACAGCGATTCGGTATTGGGTGCGATTGTGTGCAATGACGATACAATACACAATGACCTGAAATTTATCCAGAATGCCTGTGGTGCTACACCGGGTCCTTTTGATTCCTTTTTGATTTTGCGCGGCATCAAAACCCTTCATTTGCGTATGAACGCCCACTGCGCCAATGCTAAAAAAGTAGCCGCTTTTCTCGCTCAACATTCCAAAGTGGCAAGCGTGAATTATCCGGGTTTTGAACAGCACCCCAACCACCATATTGCCGCCAAACAAATGCGCGATTTCGGAGGTATGGTATCGTTTGCACTAAAAAAAGATACCATGGAAAGTGCTACCGCCGTATTGAGCGGCACACACCTGTTTTCTTTGGCGGAGTCGCTCGGCGGCGTAGAATCTTTAATTGGGCATCCTGCCACCATGACACACGCCTCCATTCCTTTGGAAGAAAGGCTCAAAACCGGTGTAAGTGACTCGCTTATCCGCCTAAGTGTGGGCATTGAAGATATTGATGATTTAATAGAAGATTTACAACAAGCATTGGATAAAGTTTAA
- a CDS encoding SOS response-associated peptidase family protein, whose translation MCGVFGQTRLDFSATDYVHHLPILLDSPIIAGKVPPAHNIWTGMYALVITADTPTQYEAQLFGLTPSWAKKKMYLFNARSEGKLNETNDTHYRHAAKAGIYEMPSFRGAVQYRRAVLPVDYFVEGTVKERLNEPFVVRRQDKNPLLLGIIWEEWADATTGELLRAFSIITTPATALLQSLPHHRSPLVIEPKMLPLWLDKKASPAQITALLYAADSNEWEAKRVASTLKDRSNRPLIEMLH comes from the coding sequence ATGTGTGGAGTATTCGGACAAACACGCCTTGATTTTTCGGCAACCGATTATGTGCATCATTTGCCTATATTATTGGATTCGCCCATTATTGCCGGAAAAGTGCCGCCGGCGCACAACATTTGGACGGGGATGTATGCTCTAGTAATAACCGCCGATACGCCGACACAATACGAGGCGCAACTTTTTGGATTAACACCTTCGTGGGCGAAGAAGAAGATGTATTTGTTCAATGCCCGCAGCGAAGGCAAACTCAACGAAACCAACGATACTCATTATAGGCATGCTGCCAAAGCCGGTATCTACGAAATGCCTTCTTTTCGTGGAGCGGTGCAATATCGCCGCGCTGTGTTGCCCGTTGATTATTTTGTGGAAGGAACTGTAAAAGAGCGACTCAATGAACCTTTTGTTGTGCGCCGACAGGATAAGAACCCTCTTTTGCTGGGCATTATTTGGGAGGAGTGGGCAGATGCCACTACGGGCGAACTGCTACGGGCTTTTTCTATCATTACCACGCCCGCCACCGCTTTATTGCAAAGTCTGCCGCATCATCGTTCTCCGCTTGTTATTGAGCCCAAAATGTTGCCTCTGTGGTTGGATAAAAAAGCAAGTCCGGCACAAATTACGGCGTTGCTCTATGCCGCCGACAGCAATGAATGGGAGGCAAAAAGAGTAGCATCTACATTAAAAGACCGCAGCAACCGCCCCCTTATTGAAATGCTGCACTGA